From Pseudomonadota bacterium, a single genomic window includes:
- a CDS encoding DUF4292 domain-containing protein, translating into MAWLLVLLHLGGCLPLGRPYPAPPATEILRALEQRALGLRTVRAEARVLWESAGEALKTTLRLLAAPVGRLRFDLISPFDNTLATWICRDGRFALRDARTNRHYFGPASPCNLARIIGVALEPAALQRVLAGSTPVIAHQRRTLRWSSRAAREELTLYGATLTQTIALRRNRNDWDVEQSSIFDSRGRLLLRLSFAEPQEQDGLRLPALIKVEQPPRGTTVALSFRAREANLVLPARAFELPAARGLPSEEVRCTSAASPGAPAPARRSAAHQQAGQDH; encoded by the coding sequence ATGGCATGGCTGCTCGTGCTGCTGCACCTCGGCGGCTGCCTGCCGCTCGGCCGGCCCTACCCAGCGCCGCCGGCGACGGAGATCCTGCGGGCGCTCGAGCAGCGCGCGCTCGGGCTCCGTACCGTGCGTGCCGAGGCCCGCGTGCTTTGGGAGAGCGCCGGCGAGGCGCTGAAGACGACGCTGCGCCTGCTCGCGGCTCCCGTGGGGCGCCTGCGTTTCGACCTCATTTCGCCCTTCGACAACACGCTGGCCACCTGGATCTGCCGCGACGGCCGCTTCGCGCTGCGCGACGCCCGTACCAACCGCCACTATTTTGGACCGGCCTCGCCTTGCAACCTGGCGCGCATCATCGGGGTCGCGCTCGAGCCTGCGGCGCTCCAGCGCGTGCTGGCCGGGAGCACCCCGGTGATCGCCCACCAGCGCCGCACGCTGCGCTGGAGCTCGCGCGCGGCACGCGAGGAGCTGACGCTCTACGGCGCGACGCTGACCCAGACGATCGCGCTGCGGCGCAATCGCAACGACTGGGACGTCGAGCAGAGCTCGATCTTCGACAGCCGAGGGCGCCTGCTCCTGCGCCTGAGCTTCGCGGAGCCACAAGAGCAGGATGGCCTGCGTTTGCCGGCGCTGATCAAGGTCGAACAACCCCCACGGGGAACCACCGTCGCCCTCTCGTTTCGGGCGCGGGAAGCGAACCTGGTGCTGCCAGCGCGCGCCTTCGAGCTACCGGCGGCGCGCGGTCTCCCCAGCGAGGAAGTGCGCTGTACGTCCGCGGCCAGCCCCGGCGCGCCCGCGCCCGCGCGGCGATCAGCAGCGCACCAGCAGGCCGGCCAGGATCATTAG
- a CDS encoding response regulator, with amino-acid sequence MSLRVLIVDDEPVQREALRSYLLRARALAAFALQIDEAADGAAGLACFRASPFDVVIVDLLLPKLDGAALCRALRREPKGADAVVLAISGVYRDAPTSRRLWDDAQVELLSKPLDFDRFAGRLLALLGRRKESDPEGARRWLRPSAQAEALPAPGPAAGEPLAMVAAPTPLPTAADPTLPAARAEPAPAPVAQSVLVSRSPAAGRATAIVLGRAWSGELGAVELSAVLVTAAEQRATGVLTLARGKLRKVIYLEAGRAIYVDSNLRHEALGAYLVESGLLTEAQLEQGLRVARHEKSRLGEALVKLGAIDTAALDRALAAQVQVKLAGALRWDAGQISFAPGASALAGIPRYPVEPVPWVLAALERLLSVEEAGGQVEALADDTIQLTESGHAQVGALVAAYGKPVVDVASGQRPLRHFLEAVGDRERWVVRVAALLRSGLVEPREAPTAAPETTMLTQAAAAEAAPETALGEAVVPAAVMPAAVMPAAVMPAAVVPAAAVPAAGAPRALAIVEAPPVIPDALGAELLYREALTALSAGDAGRAVATLRRAVLADPSQPDYHALLGWALFVDAGADGAAAAQAAEALAQAFALHPAAVLAHELAARVADCLGDRRRAAEHLAIALKHAPLRLDLLSRAREVLTALGDFAALERLYRKVLGAVREGSGIDVVGLWVELAFIYRDGLGRVDNARVALGVAERLAADDPRVHQARRVFGPGS; translated from the coding sequence ATGTCACTGAGGGTCCTGATCGTCGACGACGAGCCGGTGCAGCGCGAGGCGCTGCGTAGCTACCTGCTGCGCGCGCGTGCGCTCGCCGCGTTCGCGCTGCAGATCGATGAGGCTGCCGACGGCGCTGCAGGCCTCGCGTGCTTTCGGGCGTCGCCCTTCGACGTCGTGATCGTCGACCTGCTGCTGCCCAAGCTGGACGGCGCGGCGCTCTGCCGGGCCCTGCGGCGGGAGCCCAAGGGAGCCGACGCTGTCGTGCTCGCCATCAGCGGCGTTTACCGCGACGCGCCCACCTCGCGTCGCCTTTGGGACGACGCGCAGGTCGAGCTGCTGAGCAAGCCGCTCGATTTCGACCGCTTCGCGGGGCGCTTGCTGGCCCTGTTGGGCCGGCGGAAAGAGAGCGATCCAGAAGGCGCGCGGCGGTGGTTGCGCCCCAGCGCGCAGGCGGAGGCACTTCCCGCACCCGGCCCCGCCGCTGGCGAGCCGCTCGCAATGGTCGCTGCGCCGACCCCGCTGCCGACGGCTGCCGACCCAACGCTGCCCGCGGCGCGCGCGGAGCCGGCCCCTGCGCCGGTTGCGCAGTCTGTGCTGGTATCCAGGAGCCCCGCTGCGGGGCGCGCGACCGCGATCGTGTTGGGGCGCGCCTGGTCCGGGGAGCTCGGCGCTGTCGAGCTCTCGGCAGTGCTCGTGACGGCGGCCGAACAACGGGCCACGGGGGTGCTGACGCTGGCGCGAGGGAAGCTGCGAAAGGTCATCTACCTCGAGGCGGGGCGCGCGATCTATGTCGATTCCAACCTGCGCCATGAGGCCCTGGGCGCTTACCTCGTCGAGAGCGGGCTGTTGACAGAGGCCCAGCTCGAACAGGGGCTGCGCGTGGCGCGACACGAGAAATCTCGTTTGGGAGAGGCGCTCGTCAAGCTGGGCGCGATCGACACCGCGGCGCTCGACCGGGCGCTCGCCGCCCAGGTGCAGGTCAAGCTGGCGGGCGCGCTGCGCTGGGACGCTGGACAGATCAGCTTTGCGCCAGGCGCCAGCGCCCTCGCGGGCATCCCGCGCTATCCGGTCGAGCCCGTGCCCTGGGTCCTCGCCGCGCTCGAGCGGCTGCTCTCGGTCGAAGAGGCCGGAGGCCAAGTCGAGGCGCTGGCGGACGACACGATCCAGCTCACGGAGTCGGGTCACGCTCAGGTCGGGGCGCTCGTCGCGGCCTATGGCAAGCCAGTGGTGGACGTCGCGAGCGGTCAGCGTCCACTGCGCCACTTCCTCGAGGCCGTCGGCGACCGCGAGCGATGGGTTGTCCGCGTGGCGGCACTGCTGCGCAGTGGCCTGGTGGAGCCGCGGGAGGCGCCGACTGCCGCGCCCGAAACGACCATGCTGACGCAGGCCGCTGCGGCGGAGGCCGCGCCGGAAACTGCCCTGGGCGAGGCCGTCGTGCCAGCCGCCGTTATGCCAGCCGCCGTTATGCCAGCCGCCGTTATGCCAGCCGCCGTTGTGCCAGCCGCCGCTGTGCCAGCCGCTGGGGCTCCGCGCGCGCTGGCGATCGTCGAAGCACCCCCGGTGATCCCCGACGCCCTTGGCGCGGAGCTGCTCTATCGCGAGGCGCTGACGGCGCTGAGCGCTGGCGACGCCGGTAGGGCAGTGGCCACCCTGCGGCGCGCCGTTTTGGCTGACCCCAGCCAGCCCGACTACCATGCGCTGCTCGGCTGGGCGCTCTTCGTGGATGCGGGCGCGGATGGCGCGGCCGCGGCCCAAGCGGCCGAGGCGCTGGCCCAGGCCTTTGCCCTGCACCCGGCGGCGGTGTTGGCCCATGAGCTGGCGGCACGGGTCGCCGACTGCCTGGGCGACCGGCGCCGGGCCGCAGAACACCTTGCGATCGCGCTGAAGCACGCACCCTTGCGGCTGGACCTGCTTAGCCGTGCGCGCGAGGTTCTGACCGCGCTGGGCGATTTTGCTGCGCTGGAGCGACTTTATCGCAAGGTGCTGGGCGCCGTGCGCGAGGGCAGCGGCATCGATGTGGTGGGCTTGTGGGTCGAGCTCGCGTTCATTTATCGCGATGGACTC